A genome region from Ctenopharyngodon idella isolate HZGC_01 chromosome 5, HZGC01, whole genome shotgun sequence includes the following:
- the LOC127512682 gene encoding uncharacterized protein LOC127512682: MAAMPELLHVMPASLETVHIMPAQPEIVHVMAAQPEAVHIMPAKSEPVHVMPATPESLHKMAAMPEPSTKMATMPEPSAEMAATPEPSAEMVVTPESLECAALTILATAILCVSWATHTSMPEPLHIMATTPEPLPLHHDPCLSLYLDPGLPMLHSLSLYHDPCLSLHHDPGPSLLHSLGLPVHQDPLLHGSGLPVHQEPLLHRPGLSHVFTKFMYLKPLFSMLLCCVLDLCNPAVGEWFCQVCSLSSLLIVKSAYCQVCLCPSQVLALFVCDLVSINCTWVHQLAFSWTDCYTTLLSLPSLINVYKQNHYEDLL, from the coding sequence atggccgctATGCCAGAGTTACTTCACGTCATGCCCGCCAGTCTAGAGACTGTTCACATCATGCCTGCCCAGCCAGAGATTGTTCATGTCATGGCTGCCCAGCCAGAGGCTGTTCACATCATGCCTGCCAAGTCTGAGCCTGTTCACGTTATGCCTGCCACGCCTGAGTCTCTTCacaagatggctgccatgccTGAGCCCTCAACCAAGATGGCTACcatgcctgagccctcagccgagatggctgccacgcctgagccctcagccgagatggtTGTCACACCAGAGTCTCTAGAGTGTGCAGCACTTACAATTCTGGCCACAGCTATCCTGTGTGTATCCTGGGCCACACACACATCCATGCCAGAGCCTCTCCACATCATGGCCACCACGCCAGAGCCTCTGCCACTGCACCACGACCCATGTCTGTCACTGTACCTTGATCCAGGCCTGCCAATGCTCCACAGCCTGTCACTGTACCATGACCCATGTCTGTCACTGCACCATGATCCAGGTCCATCACTGCTCCACAGCCTAGGTCTGCCAGTGCACCAGGACCCTCTGCTCCACGGATCAGGTCTGCCAGTGCACCAGGAACCTCTGCTCCACAGACCAGGTCTTAGTCATGTGTTCACTAAGTTCATGTATTTAAAGCCATTGTTTTCCatgttactttgttgtgtattggATTTATGTAACCCTGCTGTTGGTGAGTGGTTTTGTCAAGTCTGCTCATTGTCAAGTCTGCTCATTGTCAAGTCTGCTTATTGTCAAGTCTGCTTATGTCCAAGTCAAGTgcttgctttgtttgtttgtgacttagtttcaataaactgcacatgggttcATCAACTCGCCTTCAGTTGGACTGATTGTTACACCACTCTTCTTTCCCTACCATCCTTGATCAACGTATACAAACAAAATCATTATGAAGATTTACTATGA